TAGCCCAATCGCCAGGGCTTCAACATTTCAAGCAACCCCTTCGCTTTGCTCTTGTTTATGCGTCGGATACCATTAAGCAATTTGGGTCCTAAGATGACATCATCCGCAACCCAAAAGTATCACGGATGATGATATCGTCCTCCTATGTGTTCTCCTGTTCCATAATCGGATTGTCTCCGTCACTTGGCGGGTTTAATATTACACTGCTATTtgccggatttttttttttttcagttcatgGATTGTTATTTACTATTGTACTTTCTTTTAATCTggatatttcatttttatgtatcttaccaatttattttatgtatttttatttttatttttttaacaattttatcTATTATTTTATCTATATCTGTTAATTATTCACATACTAaacaaattaattacataaatattaaattatttattaattatatgtcttcataaattttacattaattattaataattatgttataaaaagaagatttaaaagaaaaaaagtcatatttataaagttgtataaatataaacgttagaaataaatattattataaatataacatgaaaaaaaagtaaaaaataaaataaaataaataaagatgtGCCCCGGAAAAAGACTTGCAGACACCTGCCACGCCATCGTCCCCACCTAGCTGATCTAGTTGGCACCCCTCCGCCGTCCGCCGTCCTAATTATATCTCCGcgctacctctctctctctctctctccacttttCTTCTAGACACTTCTAATCCAACATCCTTCCGACGGTTGACCGGAATATACACTCCGTCGCCGTCGCAAACGATAAAACCGCCCATTGCTTCAAGCACccaaaagtagagagagagagagagagaatgacctcctcctcctccttgttcgcttctctctcctccctcgcaccccatctcttctctctcctcgccctcctcgtcctcctcgagCAGGTCTCTTACCTCCTCAAGAAGCGCTCCCTCCCCGGCCCGCCCCTCGTCCTCCCCTTCCTCGGCAACGCCGTCCGGCTGGTCGCCGACCCGACCGGCTTCTGGGACTGCCAGTCCCGCCTCGCCGCCTCGTCCCCGCTCGGCCTCTCCGCCAACTACGTCGTCGGCCGCTTCATCCTCTTCGTCCGCGACTCCGAGCTGTCGCACCGGGTGTTCGCCAACGTCCGGCCCGACGCCTTCCACCTCGTCGGCCACCCCTTCGGCAAGAAGCTCTTTGGCGAGCACAACCTGATTTACATGATGGGCCAGGATCACAAGGACCTCCGCCGCCGCATCGCCCCCAACTTCACCCCCAAGGCCCTCTTCACCTACACCTCCCTCCAGCAGATCATAATTCTCAAGCATCTCAAGAGATGGGTCGATCTTTCTTCGccaccggcggcggcggaggcgggtgAGCCGCGAAAGCCCATCGTGCTCCGGCTACACGCCCGTGACATGAACCTTGAGACCTCCCAGACTGTCTTTGCAGGTGATTCATGAAATTTATGCAACAGTATATGTCCTGCCCTCGAGCTAAAAGTTTGCCAactttgtatttttaattttttaatcttatccCTCgtaatttaaacttttgaatatgtCTCTGCTGCGGACATGGATAATGACATTGCAGCAGCAAGTGCCtgtaaccatttttttttttttttggtcctgaCTTGATGTCACTTCAATGGATGGTAGGGCCGTACTTGAGCCGAGAAGCTCGCGAGAGGTTCAATGTGGACTACAACCTGTTCAACGTGGGGCTGATGACGCTGCCCTTCGACTTGCCCGGGTTCGCCTTCCGGGAGGCGAGGCTCGCCGTCGACCGGCTCGTGGAGACACTGGCGGAGTGCGCAGGGAAGAGCAAGGAGAGGATGGAGAGAGGGGAGGAGCCGTGCTGCCTCATCGACTTCTGGATGCTGGAGACAGCGAGGGAGGTCGGCGCCGCAAGGGAGGCGGGGGAGGAGTTGCCGCCGCACTCGGGGGACAGGGAAATCGGCGGCCACCTCTTCGACTTCTTGTTCGCGGCTCAGGACGCGTCCACTTCGTCGCTGCTGTGGGCCGTCACACTCCTTGACTCGCATCCGCAGGTTCTTGCGAAGGTTagcttctttccttctttggtTCAGAGTCTTAACGttaaaaagatcaaaaagacagttaccgtaaaaaaaaaataagaaaaataaatactaCCCTTCTTTGGGGGTGTGACAAAGTTAGTAAGACAGATACCCAATTTGGGTTTGAATTGTCAAActttggtttggtttgattaCATAAAATTTGAATAGCTTCGGTATCAAAAACAAATTGAGCCATCTTTGATCTTACTATTAGCCTAATTGAACCATTTTTGTACCCACTCTTCATTTTGCGACAGGTGCGTGAAGAGGTTGCCGGAATCTGGTTGCCGGATTCGGACCCATTGATCGCCAGCGACCAGCTGAGGGAGATGAGGTACACGGAGGCGGTGGCGCGTGAGGTCCTACGGTACCGGGCCCCGGCAACAATGGTCCCCCACATCGCCAGCGAGGAGTTCGCGTTGACCGACACCTACATGGTCCCGAAGGGCACCATCGTCTTTCCCTCGGTGTTCGAATCCTCTTTTCAGGCAAGACTATTAGTGCCGGTCTTATCATCGTGCTCAcgttaggctccatttatttcgccgAAAATTGAGTGATTcgaaaactattttctaaaaaacaaggaaaaatattttcgccgttcatgaaaatattcaaatataaattgttgccGAAAGTGCAAACATTttcaattgactaattattctAAGCGCCACAAAAGATTgtctttgggaaaatatttttcatattaatcatttttcgtgaaataaacgggaTCTTAGAATCATGCGAAAAAATGTGCCAAAATACATATTACGCATATTTAAACTGGAGTACTATATTTTCCAAGATGAGCGACTACACATGACACgtgaaaagaatttaaaaacATTTTTAATCAGTTAATTAACAAGTGCTTTTAGAGTCACCGTTGACGGAATTCTTTTATATTATTCAATGGATTGGTCAACTTACTAATTCGCGTCAATTTGGTGCAAGTTGTGATGTTATCATGTTAGTGTCGGATTTTCTCTAGCGACCTTAAACCACGCTAGACAGACATCGTTaccgtggcatgccggaaattGACGTCCCCGAGTTGTGCAGGGGTTCACCGAACCGGACCGATTCGACCCGGACCGGTTCTCGGAGGAGCGGCGGGAGGACCAGGTCTACAAGAGGAACTTCTTGGCCTTCGGGGCCGGGGCCCACCAGTGCGTGGGCCAGAGGTACGCTCTGAACCACCTGATGCTCTTCATCGCAATGTTCGCGACGCTGGTCGACTTCCAGCGGGACCGGACGGACGGCTGCGACGAGATCACGTATGTCCCGACCATCTGCCCCAAGGACGGTTGCAGGGTCTCCCTGTCCGTGCGATGCGCTCAGTTCCCCCGGCTCTCCCTGCGTTGACCCGAGCAAAAGGTCGAAAATGCCCCTCCGCGCCGAATTGTTGTCCCTGGGCGGTACAGTGATTGTTGGATTTCTCGAGGGTGTTTCAGTCaaatgaacttaatttttctcttttcttattaAAAATGTACAGACATTTTCAGTGACGTAGGATTCTTTGGTGGGGACTGTTGGCATCGATTTGGGTGGATGTGTGTGGGACATTGTCGggtatttttccaatttatttttttttaaatatttacaaaaatattttttaaaaataaatatttacagatttgggcctcgctcgatAGTTGGGTTCTTGAGTgaggcccgctcggcagcccaatcGCCGAGCAGCCACTTGCTCACGGTTGGGCTGCAGAGCAaggtggctttttttttttttaagtgttttaattatttatatttataatatttagtttatttcatatttttttaacatgtttacatttattttatttataatttttttcttgtgaagcttatctttataacataattagtaataattaatataaaaattattaagatctataattaataactaatgttgtaattatgtaattaattaaaaatattcacaaaataaaattagtaagatatatgaaattaagaaacccccttcttaattcaatatctttataaattaatcaatcgaaaacccatctagacgatcacGAATCGCAAAAATTGCTATTAATAAATcctgaaaatcctaaaaaaaaaaaggaaaactcatgtagacgatcccgaatcgcaaaaatccatcgttcatcacaGCCAATGGCAGTAAATATTGATTAAGACGTCGTTTCGCTTCTGCAGACCAAATTTGAGTCCGATTcgatgtcgtcgacccgatccgccgatTCTTAacacatcaccgtttcgccttccgattggatttctgtcTGTCCAATCCATCtagaaacgcactactaatacattccgcatcaCTCTGGCAAAAGTACAAAAGGCGATAAAATTTGTTGTTTATGAAATatagggaaaatgccaaaagaagggtttttttttccaatttaattttaaaaaaatatttacgaaatgacatctagatcctcatcctccttaatttcatatatcttaccaattttattttatgaatattttcaattaattacataattacaacattatttatgaattatagatcttaatgattttttatattaattattactaattatgttataaagataagcttcgcaaaaaaaattataaataaaataaatatgaacatgttaaaaaaatacgaaataaactaaatattataaatataaataattaaaatacttaaaaaataaaattataaaaataaaaaataaaataaaaaaaacctagcCTTGATCGGCGGCCCAGCTGCCAAGCAAGTGGGCTGCCAAGCGGGCCTCGCTCGACAACCCAagtgccgagcgaggcccaaatctgtaaatatttatttttaaaaaatatttttgtaaatatttatttttaaaaaatatttttgtaaatattttttttaaaaaatatttttgtaaatattttttttaaaaaattaaattggaaaaaaacccgacATTGTTGTTgtcaattaaattaataaaaagaaaaaaaattctctcccttttcttttcttattttagaATTTGGATAAGATTGAATaatttttggaggaaaaaataggaaattgtaattttttttttaaagaaattgtaATTGTTTAAGGTTGTGCCTTTgtagatgaaaatgaaagaggtAGGCTGCCGATACAACAGAGTCATAGTTGAAAGGCTACCTCACTAAAGAAAGGAGCTTTTGCTTCTACAGGAGCCTCCAGCGCCCGTCTAATAACTCGGCGGATTGCTTGGATGCGTTCCTTATTTTAACGTGCTGATGTTCGCACGTCATGCACCCCAATTGCCGATTTTATCTCTTTTCTTCCATGATGACAGGAATACCTTCTAGTTGCTTTACGTCGGAGAGATCCCAAGGTCCAAATGACGCCTTAGACGAAGCAGTTTAAGGAAGATGTCTTATGAgtggcccctttttttttgtttcttttttattttcgccCTTTTTTGTGTTGAAAAGCGTTGTGagaagctgacgtggctttgTCTCGTACCTTGTTGGGGCACCAACATACCCCCACACGTGGGTGAGTCGATTTCTTGTGATGCAAGGTGGATTGCAAAGTGCCTTCTTTCTAGGGAGAATGACACGATCTGAACTTTCACTTAATTATATAATaagatccctaaatttttaatgtgTACACTATGGTCTATAAACCAATTTGCAATGTCATCTCTAAAGtataaatttgttcaatacggtccctaaacttttgatgcatgttcaatttgatcctaaacttttgatgcatgttcaatttgatccttaaactatatgaaaatattcaatgttgtccttccattattcaatgttgtccttccattaatttaagttcaggAACAACATTgagcattttcatatagttcatgaattaaattgaaaattaccaaaagtttagaaagCACATTGGacgaattaaaattttagaaacaACATTACACTTTGAAATTAGGTTGAGGACCGCATTGAACAAATCTTATGGTACAATACAATTACTTTTTTAGGGCGCTTTCCACCCGATACAATTATTTGTATTGGAAAGTTCTTTTAAGATAGGGATAAAGGTAACGCtgtatcatttcattttttttttaaattttattcaatttctttcttagataattgattttttggcaatttggtCGTCAAACTAACTATATGTATTTTGTGTTCGAAATTATTTATccatttaaaaagtaaaaatgaaataCGGACTTAGTAAGTAATGTTGTTGTGATATCCTGCGTGATTTCTAACTATAtttagaaatatgaaaaaaaaaattataaaggaaaaaaaaaaaaaaacaccagcTCAACACCGACGCCACTTTCGAGAGTCAAGTCCCTCGCCGCTTGCTACAGCCGGTGGATGCGTTGGCGTGTCATGCAACCTTGGTGAGTGCTCGCCTAGGGTTCTGCATGGCGGTGGTTGGGGTCGCCAAACCTCCGCGGCCGCCCGCCTACGATTAAGCAAAGCATCATTTTTTGTTTGCACTTGCTAAGGCTGCCGCAAGTCTGAATGATAGAGATCCAATGTGCACTTGGTCTtgtaagggcgcgcatggcaatcCTTTTTCCTTAGAAATCGActtcttttctacttttggagaaaagtgaatttttttttttatttcttcaaatggTTCCAACTACTTCTTGAGCCAAAAAGttcttcagaagtagaaaaatgaaaatacgtaactaaacggatttttacttcagaagttatgttaccaaacaaatttctactctagaagtgttGTTATGTGCTCCCTAAGCTATAGTGCTAACCGTATCATGTGCTGCTTGCGGGATATGCAATGTTCAAAGTCTGGCTTCCGAATTTTTCTGCTCCCACAGAAGACACCACATAGGGGGTCAAAACTACATAGTAGAGTTACAATACAAATTTCAAGAGtacaaaagggaagaaaagggcaaaaaactTAAACTACAAAACAAGGAAGTGGAAAGAGAAACTTGCGAGGGGAGATTTCAGAACTCCCATATTCACCATGTCaggatttttggtgaaaaaagggATAACATTGAAATTTGAcgcaaaaatttaggactacattgataaaattgaaaagtttatgaatgaattaacatccatacaataggtttaaaattggttgaaaaattttgcaaacaTAAGAAAGTTCCATGTATAGAACTTTCTTATGTTTGCTAAAACAGAGCTTTTCGCTCACAAATTGTATGATTTGGAATTATTCATGTGGCCACCGAATCGGTCTCTCTACGCCCACGATTTTAGCCTATTAAACTCTAAGCTAGACCAAGGGTGGGTCGGGTAAAAATGGTATGACTCAAATTGACCAATTTAACACATTATAGTGTAATGCAAATTTAATTACCCATACCGAAGTCGATCCATACCTAACTCATACCCGACCAGACCCATATTGCTAAGGCATTTCCATATTTAAGCCAAGTGAAGAGAGTCATAGAAGTGGGTTAGGTCTAAATAAGTTGTGATCCCATTTAACACTTAAAAAACTCATTTGTGACCCAACCAactcatttaacaacttaatcTATAACCGAAACCAACCACAACTCATCCATTTATGACGGAACCAACTCAATCTATAACCGAAACCAACCTCACCTCACCCATCAATACATATGACTTATtctatttgagagagagagagagagagagagagagagagagagagagagatttgtatGGGCTTGAATATTGTGTTTGATTTAGTATGTGGTTCTACATTATTTGTCGAATAGATAGCCACTCAAAAGGAGATCTCTCGGTAGGTATGTCATTTGCGAACGAACATGGCGAAAAGTGGTGGACCGCGCATCAATTCAATCCGATAAGGGCGGGGAGTAATTGTAGGACCAAATAGAGAGCTCAGATAAGGAGCGATTCCTAATTCTTAGGATGATAGCGAGAGCAGGAATAAATGGAATCAACCATAGCTATCAAATCCTAAGGTTCATTTAGATTGGGAGAAATAGTTGGGTCCCGAGTAATAGAGTGGGCATGGTGGGAGCGTAGTCACCTTTTTAGCTTCATCTAGGCTTTTTCATGTGATTCGTGATCTATTTTGACGTACAAACTAGGAGGGTTGGTTTGTTCTTCTCTTGTAGATGTTCGGCGAATTTACAATTGCACTTCGCTTGGGCAGAGTTAAGGAGTTTGGAGACGTCACGAAGTACACCGGCCGCTATATAGAAAATTTCCAACGTTGTAAGTCGAAGTTAGTGAATTGTAATGCAATTGTTGAGGTTGTTATTTGTCAAGGATACACAGTTCCAAGGTTGTGGTATCTGAAGTCACTGGAAACTCATATTTGAGGATAAAACACTTAATTTTCTTGAGCACTTTTCAATCCACCATGATCAGCAAAATAtcattctgttcttttttttttcccaattttctgaTTCGTAATAGTAACATAGTACAATAAATTCGTCGAGAGGTGCAAACCTCTCAATGGATGTTTCAAGCCAAGTTTCTAGATCCTGTCAAACTCAACAATCTCAAAGTGAAGCAACACGATGAATTTGCAGAGAGAGTGGGATATCTGATGTAAAACTTGTTTTGTAAAGCTTGTGCGTGTCTATTCTAGTATGAATTGAGCTTTTTTGATCTTTTTCTGGCCGTCGTCATGGAAATCATGGCATTCGGAGCTTTGTTGGCCGGCATTGTGCACGACATCAAGGCCTTCAAATGCGCTGATCGTCGCGACACCAAAGGAGCATATTTTTAGACCAGAAAACACCGTCCCTGCAAACTTTCGAACCAAAGGTGTCGGTATCCAGGTTCTTGACTCGTTAACATCATGTTCGTTAAGTTTTTGGCAGCCGTTTTCAGACGGGTGCTTCGGATTAGGCCTCGAAGGTAGCATAGTTTTCGAACGGCTCGCCTGCATCACGGCATCCCTGCATCGACATTGTTTCCAAAACTAAGGCCAGCAATGTCTGGTTCTTCGATCCAACTTGAACAACATCAGTGGAGACATGTCACTCCCATGGCTCTATTATAGATCTTCTCATGGACTTCAAATTTTGCAACTTTTACCTGCAAGTTGTTATTTTGTTGCTTTAGTTGTAGCCAATCATCCTCACTCCGATTTTGCTTCATTTGTAAAGCAATGGCTCTGTTATAGATGTATCATGCTCAGTGCATACATCTACTTGGTGTcacgattgaaaaaaaaaaagaccaaatcTAAATAATACTATTAGTTAGACCTATTAAAATGGCAAAAGTACGGTatgagtgccaatatttatgtgcGGCGctaactttagtgccaatatttttatttcgaatcacttaagtgccaaatcggagaaaaaacgatcatcgAGTtgccaattccggccaaaaataattatttaagtgctaattccgGTCAAACAGtacatgtggcatttttattaaattttttatgttacgattcaatttttttaaaaaaaaaatcaacccacgtggcgtccacgtggattgttcaacttaaaaataattatttttaaaaaaaaataaagggaaccGTGAGTTTGCAATGGCGAGGGATGGGGGatggctaggggtgagcatggttccggggtaGAGCCGAGAAcacggaaccggaacccgtaggatccagtctagttccaggttccaatgtatgtagggtaggttctaggttccaaaaaatgaggaacctgttctaatgggtaggttccagg
The sequence above is drawn from the Rhodamnia argentea isolate NSW1041297 chromosome 9, ASM2092103v1, whole genome shotgun sequence genome and encodes:
- the LOC115731219 gene encoding cytochrome P450 710A1-like, which encodes MTSSSSLFASLSSLAPHLFSLLALLVLLEQVSYLLKKRSLPGPPLVLPFLGNAVRLVADPTGFWDCQSRLAASSPLGLSANYVVGRFILFVRDSELSHRVFANVRPDAFHLVGHPFGKKLFGEHNLIYMMGQDHKDLRRRIAPNFTPKALFTYTSLQQIIILKHLKRWVDLSSPPAAAEAGEPRKPIVLRLHARDMNLETSQTVFAGPYLSREARERFNVDYNLFNVGLMTLPFDLPGFAFREARLAVDRLVETLAECAGKSKERMERGEEPCCLIDFWMLETAREVGAAREAGEELPPHSGDREIGGHLFDFLFAAQDASTSSLLWAVTLLDSHPQVLAKVREEVAGIWLPDSDPLIASDQLREMRYTEAVAREVLRYRAPATMVPHIASEEFALTDTYMVPKGTIVFPSVFESSFQGFTEPDRFDPDRFSEERREDQVYKRNFLAFGAGAHQCVGQRYALNHLMLFIAMFATLVDFQRDRTDGCDEITYVPTICPKDGCRVSLSVRCAQFPRLSLR